CGCCGTGGCGCAGCTGAAAATAGGCCAGCTCGGCTACCTCCAGCAGGTACAGCCCGGTGCGCGATTTGCTTACCAGGCGCTGCTTGTACTGCGGCGCGGCCGGCGGGCGCAGGCTGGCGGCCAGCTGCTGCAGCACATCGCCCTGAAAAGCCTGCCGCAGCCGCTCGTACTTCTGGAGGGCGGCGGCAAAGTGAGCGTACTGCACCGGCTTGAGCACGTAGGCAATGCCGTTTTGCTCGAAAGCCTGCACCAAAAACGAGTCGTAGGCGGTAATGAACACCACGGGGCTGCCAACCTGCACCTGCCGGAACAGCCCGAACACGTTGCCATCGAGCAGCTCGATGTCGGACAGGATCAGGTCGGGCGCGGGGTGCGTGCGCAGGTAGTCGGCGGCCTCGCTTACCTGCTGAAACTCGGCCACCACGGTGGCGGCGGGGTTGTATTGCAGCAGCAGGCGCCGCACCTGCGCCGCGGCGGGTTCTTCGTCTTCAAGCAACAGGATGCGCATGGGCGGGTAAGGGTAGCGCGGCCGTAAGCGGCAGCGTAACGGTATAGGTTTCGGCGGTGGCCTCTACGCGCAAGGGCTCGGCGGCCACCAGGGCCACGCGGGCGCGCAGCCCCGCAAGGCCGCTGCCGGTACCGTCGGCGGGGGTGGGCCGGGGCCGCAGCTCGTTTTGCACCACCAAGGTCCTAGGTGTAATCAGCAGCCGAATGGCCAGGGGGCGGCTGCGGCTGCCCACGTTGTGCTTCACGGCGTTGGTAAGCAGCTCCTGCACTGCGCCGGGCGGCACCAGCAACTGCGCCAGCTCGGCGGCGGGCAGCTGCACGTCTTCCGCGAACTGATACGCGGCCCCGAAGCGGCAGCGCAGCAGGTGGCAGTAGTCGCGGGCAAAGGCCAGCTCCTCGGCGAGCGGCACCACCTCCTGGGCGCGGGTGCGCACCAGGTAGCGGTACACCTCGGCCAGGCGCACCACGTAGTCGCGGGCCGGGGCGTTGCCGGGCTCGATGAGCGCGGCCAGGATGTTGAGGTTGTTGAACAGGAAATGCGGATCGACGTGCTGCTGCAGGGCGTGCAGCTGGGCGCGGGCCGCCTCTTTGCCCAGCCGCTCCAGCTCGGTTTGGGCGGCCGCGGCGTGCTGCTGGTACAAAAACGGCAGGTACAGGCCGCTCACGAGCAGGTACAAAAACAGGTTCGAGAAAAAGCTGCGCACGTGC
The sequence above is drawn from the Hymenobacter sp. YIM 151858-1 genome and encodes:
- a CDS encoding LytR/AlgR family response regulator transcription factor, with product MRILLLEDEEPAAAQVRRLLLQYNPAATVVAEFQQVSEAADYLRTHPAPDLILSDIELLDGNVFGLFRQVQVGSPVVFITAYDSFLVQAFEQNGIAYVLKPVQYAHFAAALQKYERLRQAFQGDVLQQLAASLRPPAAPQYKQRLVSKSRTGLYLLEVAELAYFQLRHGVTHAIDRQGRAYVLNETLSQLEAVLDPAQFFRLNRSEIVQLSAIERLEPYFNDTLAVKLKALPEAELVSSTHRTPELRKWLMG
- a CDS encoding sensor histidine kinase; the protein is MRRSPLFYLLVLGLALLMAVYTRLIMASRPEEFYLFPDAPFWLFLQALLAVTLLDALNRRWLARGQVPQGAGYYFRLLGWGALAFVALLLGAEALLKLLHLGQPYGPDWYPHVRSFFSNLFLYLLVSGLYLPFLYQQHAAAAQTELERLGKEAARAQLHALQQHVDPHFLFNNLNILAALIEPGNAPARDYVVRLAEVYRYLVRTRAQEVVPLAEELAFARDYCHLLRCRFGAAYQFAEDVQLPAAELAQLLVPPGAVQELLTNAVKHNVGSRSRPLAIRLLITPRTLVVQNELRPRPTPADGTGSGLAGLRARVALVAAEPLRVEATAETYTVTLPLTAALPLPAHAHPVA